In Clupea harengus chromosome 1, Ch_v2.0.2, whole genome shotgun sequence, one DNA window encodes the following:
- the nat15 gene encoding N-alpha-acetyltransferase 60, with product MTDVVPPSALSEIKLRLLCQDDIDSVKVLCSDWFPIEYPDSWYHDITSNKKFFSLAATYRGGIVGMIVAEIKGRTKVHKEDGDILASSFPVDTQVAYILSLGVVKDFRKHGIGSLLLDSLKEHISTTAQDHCKAIYLHVLTTNNTAIHFYENRDFKQHHYLPYYYSIRGVLKDGFTYVLYINGGHPPWTIFDYIQHIGSALASLSPCSIPQRIYRQAQSLLRSFLPWSGISSKSGIEYSRTM from the exons ATGACTGACGTGGTGCCCCCCTCTGCGCTTAGCGAAATCAAGCTCCGCCTTCTTTGCCAAGATGACATAGATAGTGTTAAAGTGCTTTGTAGTGATTGGTTCCCCATTGA gtaCCCAGACTCATGGTATCACGACATCACCTCAAACAAGAAGTTCTTCTCCCTAGCTGCCACTTATAGAGGTGGCATTGTGGGAATGATAGTGGCAGAAATTAAAGGCAGAACAAAAGTACACAAGGAG GATGGAGACATTCTGGCCTCTAGTTTTCCTGTCGACACTCAGGTTGCGTACATCCTGAGCCTGGGGGTGGTAAAGGATTTCCGAAAACATGGAATAG GGTCACTTCTGCTGGACAGTCTGAAGGAGCACATCTCCACCACGGCGCAGGACCACTGCAAGGCGATCTACTTGCATGTTCTCACTACCAACAACACTGCCATTCACTTCTATGAGAACAGAGACTTTAAACAGCACCATTACTTACCCTACTATTATTCCATACGGGGAGTCCTGAAGGATGGTTTCACGTACGTTCTCTACATCAACGGCGGACATCCACCGTGGACGATCTT TGACTATATTCAGCATATAGGCTCTGCTCTGGCTAGCTTGAGTCCGTGTTCCATTCCCCAGAGAATATACCGCCAAGCGCAGAGTCTTCTTCGCAGCTTTCTTCCCTGGTCTGGTATTTCCTCCAAGAGTGGCATTGAGTACAGCAGAACCATGTGA
- the LOC105899892 gene encoding deoxyribonuclease-1-like encodes MCCLQSAGMKVAVAVAVVLILALAELGSSLLIGAFNIKSFGDKKASNATLMDIISTIVHRYDVILIQEVRDSDLSATKQLMQHVNKGSSPYVYQHIVSEPLGRSTYRERYLFLYREQTVSVAKNFTYDDGCEPCGTDTFNREPFVVMFSSNSVVQNFVLIPQHTSPDYAVTETDALHDVAVYTRSHWKTNDILLLGDFNTGCSYVVGPEWQEIRLYTDKSYHWLIPHDADTTVSHTNCPYDRIVATTEMMRGVVPKSAKVFDFMSVLGLSHSLALAVSDHFPVEVELY; translated from the exons ATGTGTTGTTTGCAGTCAGCTGGGATGAaggttgctgttgctgttgcagtTGTGCTTATCCTGGCTCTTGCTGAGCTGGGTAGCTCCTTGTTAATTGGTGCGTTCAACATCAAGTCATTTGGGGACAAAAAAGCATCCAATGCGACTCTGATGGACATCATCAGTACT ATTGTGCATCGCTACGATGTCATCCTGATACAAGAGGTGAGAGACAGTGACCTGTCTGCAACCAAACAATTAATGCAGCATGTAAACAA GGGGTCCTCTCCTTATGTGTACCAGCATATTGTCAGTGAGCCTTTGGGTCGAAGCacttacagagagagatacctCTTCCTCTACAG GGAACAGACTGTGTCTGTGGCCAAAAACTTCACGTATGATGATGGATGTGAGCCATGTGGAACAGACACTTTTAACAGAGAGCCTTTTGTTGTGATGTTTTCATCCAATTCAG TTGTGCAAAACTTCGTCCTCATTCCTCAGCATACGTCTCCCGATTATGCAGTGACGGAAACAGATGCACTGCATGATGTTGCCGTGTACACCAGGAGCCACTGGAAGACTAAT GACATTCTGTTACTTGGAGACTTCAATACTGGCTGTAGCTACGTTGTTGGTCCAGAGTGGCAGGAGATAAGGCTGTACACCGATAAGAGTTACCACTGGTTGATTCCCCATGATGCAGACACAACTGTCTCCCACACCAACTGTCCATATGATCG GATTGTGGCCACCACTGAAATGATGCGAGGTGTTGTTCCTAAGTCTGCTAAGGTCTTTGACTTCATGTCTGTTCTTGGACTCAGCCACAGCCTA GCTTTGGCAGTTAGTGACCACTTCCCTGTTGAGGTGGAGCTCTACTGA
- the LOC116220278 gene encoding LOW QUALITY PROTEIN: enoyl-CoA delta isomerase 1, mitochondrial-like (The sequence of the model RefSeq protein was modified relative to this genomic sequence to represent the inferred CDS: inserted 1 base in 1 codon): MKFQSPPVNSLSLDFLTEFAISMEKLELDKSCRGVILTSARPKVFSAGLDIMEMYGKSPEHASVFWKAVQEMWLKLYGSNMVTIAAINGSSPAGGCLMSISCDYRIMADNPRYSIGLNETLLGIVAPFWFKDTMVNTVGHRETEKALQLGLLYSSPDXEENVLSAATEAMTKWLAIPDHARQITKSIMRKPTLDKLTSNRENDIKYFANFISKDSIQKSLGMYLAMLKKRKA; encoded by the exons ATGAAATTTCAGAGCCCACCTGTGAACAGCCTTAGTCTGGACTTCCTTACTGAGTTTGCCATCAGCATGGAGAAGCTGGAGTTGGACAAGAGCTGCAGGGGGGTGATTCTTACCTCA GCCCGGCCAAAGGTCTTCTCAGCAGGCCTGGACATCATGGAGATGTACGGGAAGAGCCCGGAACATGCCTCAGTGTTTTGGAAGGCTGTGCAAGAGATGTGGCTGAAACTGTATGGCTCTAACATGGTGACCATCGCAGCTATAAAT GGATCCAGTCCTGCTGGAGGCTGTCTGATGTCCATATCGTGTGACTACAGGATCATGGCCGACAACCCCCGCTACTCCATCGGCCTTAACGAAACACTACTCGGCATTGTCGCCCCCTTTTG GTTTAAGGACACAATGGTCAACACGGTGGgtcacagggagacagagaaggccCTGCAGCTGGGTCTTCTGTACAGTTCTCCTG GAGAGGAGAAtgtcctctctgctgccactgAGGCCATGACTAAATGGCTTGCCATTCCAG ACCACGCCCGTCAAATAACTAAATCCATAATGAGGAAGCCGACCTTAGACAAACTGACATCAAATCGAGAGAATGACATTAAATACTTTGCTAACTTCATCAGCAAAGACTCCATCCAGAAGTCGCTGGGAATGTACCTGGCtatgctgaagaagagaaaggccTGA